TTtacccaagtaacctacttgactcggccccaattccttattttgcgatgtcggaacttccatatgagttaccgtaatgtaatcccggtcattacattacgttatctcacatttccattcgacatcactccataagttcaagatggcgtagtcaacttaatttagttaaacccCGCGTCGcgggtacgtatgtgattcgtagtatagCGTTTAGTTCatgtccatatcatatgggtatagggtgtatatgtacgtgatacAATGTGTAGTCCTATATGTCGCATGGTGTCACAAACAGTGCAAGTATGATGCATAAAAGTCGTCCAaaacacacggctatagactagacttcactaatgcgccctacagctagacacactaatgtatcctagttaccTATagctaaagctctgataccaactttaacaccccgtcaaaatccctttgacggaacgttaactctggtcccagtgcttggcttgacttctacgtaacggcaacaatttacagcggaagcaattaatacctgagaataaaacacgcaaaacggatcaacaataatgttgagtgaatctacaagttttaggtaaacaatgcagtatgtttaatattcaatattgagaaaacgtttattagtgaaagtccaccaaggtttaatgttataGTTGTAGACAACATCGTttcctgtttcaaaagtttgttgacactaacatgtcaagttttatctcatttgtacgtagaccacagttttaaataacgttgtatagtatctgaaaagcagttatcagaaaaatagtttagtttccttgaccacgagattttaacgtttgcataatctgagcacctgaatactagcaatgacccaagtatagaagccactatacccgcctttacctcctaaaatattatacacttgttcaaatgtgtttaatgttcaaagtaaatgcaccacagtttttatagtgggtgaggttgtcaacctaacggatccgtccatctaaattgtgcttacaccgatggtattaaaagtattcaagctagaggctttttgaacaaactcaatatacatatatatagttctcatgtcaatataaaagtattttaaaatgtaagtataacagcgtgtattctcatccctgaaaacatgtaaaaagcgggactgtagactcacctttgaataaagctcggattgaaaagtgaacaattaacttgtacaatttatagccgagtaatgcaacctaagtatacgtatttaggttggtcaatacatatatcttaaataagtgtggtttcatagtgtacgttgtcttattgctcgactcgacgcgtttcaaagtaaaagtcaactatatcatgcaagtcaaacaaagtcaaccgaagtcaaacagaaagtcaaacttggtcaatgtggtcaactaaagtcaacatcagtaggttcatgtcaaatattggtcaaaatgtcaaacctaagtcaaacaatacgttttaggtcatgaatgatcattttcacaatttcagtttatcgttatgcacaaagttcatgaacacgtagcatacttagcacattatatcatagtacaaaattcaagtaaatataaaaaactccagatcataaatatacttaaaatagattccaaaaagtctggtcagggactcatacgacaattaaaagtcaggaatcagaagggatacatttggggtttgccaagtcagtttctgaccgcacactgatttcattttggctataaccggagttaggaacatgtaattgatacaagaccagtggccatagttcaaagacaaatcaaagtaacacatatcaaaaatctagcaacttttgtttagccaatttgtacagtttattcgtgcaagttgaacattcagttttcagctcaaatcagaattcacataaagtatggctctattgtgcccaatgcataaggtttcagagattgacataaactaacaataagtcacatatcatgttaagtttcattttttaGAAGCATACACGCTCATGCAAtatacacaatccacagagtacaaaaccgtgagcaagttacagattcgattctcatttagttagttacattcgcacgcgattatccgaagatctagatacaattagcctatgatatccaacatgaaagatgaagtactttttgtctactttttaaatgtgcaaagatttaatcacagaagttaacacattttataatacaaggttattttcatgcaagtgctgtataaaactacttttacactaattcaagcatatctcgggctatacataagcaaacgacatgatatcctagtctaaattgagtgtttttaaattatctttccagtggtataagtttttaaatatttaaaaagttaataattaataaaattaattattaaaataaacccgagcgtttcgttgctcaaaaagcagttatcaaaatcgtatcatttttatcgtatttcattatccgaaatatttatttgaattaatatcaacccatattaattattgtaacccttcaaagatcaagtatgcatttattacacataaacacataaacgtcaagtaatcgtcgttaaataaactaacgggaggtttaacggaagtaacggaaaaatcagggttgttacattaagcgccgttgttggtgttgtcgtctttactgtttttttaaaatctgtccggttcgaacgtagttagtttcgttttgttgataaatttatttcgagtctaacggtgctggcgaaaaaatataactcgcgacgagcaggaagatacgggctgtcgttgtttttagccttttttaaaaagtgtctgtttcaaacgtactttttatcgttttgtttataaaattatttcgagtatgacgctcatgtcgaaaaaatttaactcgcggcgagcggaaagatacAGGCTGTCGTTTTGTTTAgcattttttgagaagtgtccgtttcgcatatagttagtcccgttgggttcgtaagattttttcgagttgaacggtggtctcggaaaaatttaactcgcaccgagcgagaagatatgacccgttataAATTTGGGTGTAATAATttccttttattttaataaaattatatatttacacttttacccatgagaaagtgtaaacttgaggactgttgtgtaaatatagccgaagttgagggaccggttgtaatgtgaacgtaaactcaaaactacaatcggtTGTAACTAAAGCTACAAATGTTCCCACCACAATCAGTATGTAAgggttaataatataataattataaaaagaaACCCTAATTTCCACAAAAATAACATTAACAAAAAATAAGTTTCAATCTACCATTTTCCTAAAAAATATAACATTAACAAAAAAAACACCAGTTATATACATTTCAGAAGTACTTTTAGAAGAATGGCATTGTTATTCTCATTAATGGCTTTCTCTATAAGAAACCTAAAACAAATACAATAGGAGTTAAAATTGAGAGCTATATACATTTATTTGATAGGTAAATATAAAAATACCTTTCCTGTGTATCCAGCTTTTGCTTTGCAGTTTTTAAAAGCTCAAGACCTTCTATATTTTCCTGTATAACAAACACCGTACTGTAACGAATATATAAGAATAAGATAAGACATACATTCTATCACGATATACTATACTAATTTCAGTTGATTTTGAAATCAAAAGTCAAGTAGCAACAATTTGATGTGTTTATATTTAGAGAGTAAACTAACCTGAATGTTAGAACCAAAGCATTAATTATTATCAGCTATGGCAACACAATCAACGTAGAGTGCATAAATTTTAAGGAAAAAAAAGGTCAACATTTGTTGTAAAGCCCGTATCACCTACGATGCTACCGAATGCACATCAAATGAATCGGATGATCATAATCTCATTGAGAATAATGTCCCTAAAAACCATAAAACCATATATAATAGAAATTAGTAAAAAATCCTAATTTATGTATATACAAACAATAACATATTAGTTTGTGTTTATTAAGATTAGTAAAAATAGGGTCAAAACTTTATGGTGAAATACATTTTCCAAATTCAAATCTAAGCATTATCAGACCAAGGTAACTTTTCATCTCTTATTGATTATTCAATATTTGACTCGAGAAAGATTCATTTAAAGCTAATGAAAAATCACTATCAACAAcagagttaaatatgtaaaatCCATACCATAACGGAATAATAAACATACACAAAACTCAAACAATTGAAAGGATGTTATACAAAACctaaacattttttttaaatcataaGTGTATCACGGAGACAAATCTATGAAATTGATCCCTAAACTATAAACAAAACCTTAAACTTACAAATTAGAAATCCATAGGCCTTCAATCCATGTATAAAACCTTCAAACCTGATTCTTAGAGCTCGATTAACATGCATATACATCAATCAGTTCAAACGAATGTGAATAATTGAAAAGGATACATCGTTTTGCATCGTTTTGTAACTGACGAATTTTTTAGTTTCAATTTTAGGGATTTGGGTATCAAATTTTTGAAATCAGCGATTGAAATTGATGTATTTCAGGATTAATAATTAGATTTGATCATTTAACGATCGGTGTTATTTTTATCATTGAAATTGTGAATTAAAGGATTAATCAGTGACGAAGTAATATGGGTCGTATGAAACTGCGAATGAAAATCCTTCTATCTATTAGAGTTGTAATTTAGTAGTGTACACGTGACTTAATTAGAAAATTAGTAAGTTAATCCAGGATTaaggagaaaaaaaataaatagTGAGGCTTAATGGCTGAATGTCACGTGGATTTAGTTTACTGTTTTGTTTTAGTAAGGGCCTGTTTACTTATCTTTTTATTAAGTCATTTATGGATATAGATGACTATATGGATATATCTAGCAATATGGAGTAAGATAGAGATAATATATTAGCGTTTACTTTTTGTGTTGAATAAACGACTGAATAATAATAAATGACTATTTTACCCTTTCATAaacaattatttatttatttccaACTACTTTATCTTCATACTAAATAAATAAATGTTTTGCCATTTGACCCATTAATAAAATATCTTTTTGACCATTGTTTACTCCATTCATATGGAGTATATTTATAAGCTAAAcaataaagtaaaattaaaacaCTCCACCAACATTTTATTCGTTGCCCAGAAAACTTTATTACTTTGCAACCCATCGTCAACAGCGTCTTCAATTTCATTATATGGAAGGTTTCAGTTTCAACCAACTAATCCATCAAAGGTATGTTTTGCACCAAATAATCACACTACAATTAAAAAAATCGTTAACAAACTATCATCGAACATCAAATTTGATTTTCAAACATCGATGGAGATCTGTGGTTATGGGCGTCATCGCCAGAGTGGTTGGAGGTGACTTTCGAGATCTATAATTTTCGAACATATATGGAGTTTTGTGGTTGTTTAGATCTACGATGAGAGTTTGAATAAGATTAAATTGTTATTTTCTTTCTTGAGGATATAGATGCAGCTATCTGTTAGTTTAGAAAGGAGATAAAAAAGGGTAGAAAATGATGAGGGTATGGAAGGAAATAATATGCTGTATCTGGAGGACATCACTTTTGTGAATGAGCCATACTACTCTCCAGGCAGTTAGAATTAATGAAAAAGGTGCAAGTAAACACTCATCTATTTGACCGAATAAGTTCCTTTGGTCACCTAAGCCCATTAAGTCACAAGTAAACAGGCCCTAAGATAGATAGAATAGATAGAAGATAGATTGAAGATTGATTGGCCCGGCTAAAATATGGCACTTGATCAAACAACCCCCTAAACTATGCAAGTTATACCAGATATACCCTACTATCATTACCCTTATTTTCCACCCGCAATTGCCCTACAATTCAACCACCACCATGAACAATATCAGCACCGGAATACTATCGCCATCACATTCCTCATTATTGTTACATTCATCAACCCTATTTTACTTTAATCGCTACCGACAATTTCTAATTTCATCCTTTACCTCATCTTCTGGAACCAAAAAAATTTCATCTAATTGGAATACAATCTTCTGTAGAAATAATTCAATGCGTGCGTCACCCGCTTCCTCCGCTCCAAGTTCCGGTGTATCGCCGACGGTTGTCGGAGAATCGTCGGAGAATAAAAAGCCGCCGAAGCAATATCCGTGGCTGATTGTTGGTCTTGGAAACCCTGGGAAGTTGTATAATCGCACAAGGCACAATGTTCGTTCTCTcttttatatacataaatataattttagtTACTCACTCTATTATTTTGGAttgaattagggttaggtttttatTGCATCAGTTTCATGTTAATCAGTTGATCCAAAAGAGAGTGTATGGTTAAGCTTATTGAATTAGGTGTTTATTGACTTTTTGAATAAGGTGTTTATTGCATTAGGTATTTTATTGCTGGCTAATGGACTTATTGAATCTTAGAATGCCGTTTAGCTTAGTTTTATCGGGTTTGTGAGCTTTTAAGCTTCAGAAGACTCATTAGATCAAGTTGATGAGCTCATAAGCCGTTATAAAGGAGCTTAATGTTCATAAGCTAGAATGCTAGATTAGGTAATATGGAGTTTATATGCATATACTTATTGAATGACAGCATGTTACAACTTAGATGTTAGAGTATTTTGTATGTAAAGTAAGAGTGCATATGGAAGTAATCGTAAAATATTCTTTTCGTAACGCTTGGTTGGGCCAGCATATGAGCAGGCCGCTAGGTGAGCTTAATTTACTACTCACTTGTGGCTAGATATGGTTGTAGGAAAATGATAATTAACCTTTTTGGAAACTTAAATGCGGAATTGTTATTACTAACCGAGTTGTAATCGTATGAAAGGTGTGAACCACTGTGACTATGTATACTTGGCTACTTGCAGGTGGGGTTTGAGATGTTGGATGCATTAGCAGAAGCCGAGGGTATCTCCATGAGCAGTGTCTCGTTCAAAGCTTTTTTAGGGAAAGGTTTGTTGGTTATCATATAGATTTTTAATCATATGGTGTACGTTGTTTTCATCAAACTTATTTATGGGTTATAAAAGTTTCTGCGTTGAAATGGCTCAAAGTTTGCGCATCGATATTATTCATTTTAATATCAGATTTAACTAATCTGGCGGAGTTGGTTTTTCTTTATCATTAGGGTCTATTGGAAACACACCATTGTTGCTTGCTAAGCCACAAACTTTCATGAATGTTAGCGGTGAGTCTGTAAGTAAGCTATTGGGATAGTACAGTTATTCCTTTTTTTGCTATGTTAGTGTTATATGCAATAACTTGACCTTTTGATTTCTTGTAAGGTTGGAGCGATTGTTTCTTTCTATAAGATTCCACCAAAGCAAGTACTTGTGGTAAAGTCtgtctttaattttatttttaagtttatccTCTTTTTAATGTCTAAATACTTTTGATTCGTGATGTCGCTGCAGATTTATGATGACCTGGATTTGCCTTTCGGAAAGTTGCGGTTATTGCCGAAAGGTGGACATGGTGGACACAACGGGTAACTGCCACACCACTATCAATCGCTCTTTTCAACTGTTTTATTTTTATGTATTGTTTCTTGAGTTTAGGACCTGTTTCATGGTtagatatattttaaattttgttctatggaccaaggttgtaaaagacgtGAGTCGGGGACGCACCGGtcatgcctaaaaaacgacgcgttggacgcaacgggcgttgactaacgttgactttttaaaatagctttattaaatatatatatatttatttattaaatatatatttatatataatattatatagatcgaatcttaaaatataaattatatttacaataaacatggacaattaacaattattaacaatattacaaaaaaataaaaaaaattgaccgactttgaccgacttttccGAATTTGACCGAATTtttccgactttgaccgactttttacatttgaccgactttttagcaacgacgcATCGGCCATGCCTTAAAAACGAAGcgtcggccgacgcgtcggtcaagtcggccgacttttgcaacactgCTATGGACCCATTCACATAACTATTGAACCAAAGTTGACCCATTTAGTAATTGATTCTGATTGTTTTAATGCTCTTGAAGGATGAAGAGTGTGATTAATCACCTTAAAGGGTCCCGTGACTTCCCTCGTTTAAGAATAGGTTGGTTAACCACCTCTTAAATACACTAACTATTTCGTAAGTTTTATGTAGTAATGAGTTGCCCCACCTATGTAGGCATTGGGAGGCCTCCAGGCAAGATGGAAGCTGCTAGCTACGTTCTTAAACGATTTAGCAAACAGGAAAGTGAAGAGGTATGTCGCATAACACTTGCTTCTAGCAAACGAATGAGCTAGAGGTGACAATTTTAACCCATTTGCTTATGAATGGGTCGGTTTGGGTGTGTTTTATCTCTTATGGCCCAAATGCGTAAAAAAATTAGCTTAACGTGATTCAGGTCAAATTATTTGAATACCGAAGTGTAATGCAAATGCCTAACTCCTTAAGTTATTATATTTAGAAAACCCATACCCTGCCTATGGCGGGAttgagtattgttattattattgtattaaaagaaaaaaaagttAAATTGTTATAGATTCATAGCTACAATTAAATTTTTTAGACAAAATAGTGCTTTGTGTAGACCAATTTAACAAAAATTTAACAAAAATTTACTTATTTAGACAGGACCCGTTACCTAACCCACCCATATTGCCACCTAATATTAAGGGAATGAGTGAATGATGGATCTTGTCATTCTGTATTTTGTAGCTGGATTTCACGTTTCAAACTGGCGTCGAAGCGGTTCGAATGCTTTTACTTCAAGGTTTTGATAAGACTGCTACATTTGTGAATAGTAAGAAACCCTTGAAAGTATAACCGTAGAATATCATTGGGTCATGAACTTCTTTTCCAAGAGATATGTGACATAAATAAGCAAAGGTTAACTATTCTTCTAGCAATTGTCAGCCGTCGATTTTGAGGTGACTATGATTCGTTTTTGAGATGCAGTACATGAGTACGTGGAAAATATTCGTTAAAAGCTATAGACTAGCCACTTGTTTATTGTTTAAAGTAATTTAactgaagtattattattatgtaatagatATGGTACTAACACATGAAATATTGAATTCTTATTAGATGGGTTTAATATTGATATGATCCATTTTAACAATGTGGTATTGTGGTGTGTTTATAAGTGTATTGGGCATGTGCGTTTACGTTTTAGTGAGAAAAAGGTAAAACTCCGTGATTATTAATGTGTTGTGATTGGAATAGTTTATACTTGACATTGAATTCCTAATTTTGCAGATTATGAAAGATGATTATGCTTGCAGACTTGAACAGACATAACTAATAAGTTTTAGCTTTATTACTTTGATAGTTTGATGGTCTGTTAAGGTAACATTTGTTGAGAATAATGTATACAACTGAGACGCACAATGTCACAAAACTAGAAAAATACCGGCCCGCGCGATGTGGCGAGACCTTTCGtattgcatattcatatttaacgtagcgttatgtatttacagaataaaAAACgcgttgttacgggtatgtttgaaAACACGTGGTTAGTACTTAGTATACCTAATAGACTCCGTGTTTTTAACGCCGAAAAAATCGCATTAAAAGGGAAAagaaccatcgatatgatgtgGTCAGTTTAggttgtttattatacgtgtacATATATGTATGAAAAATATCCTGAAATATTTAGCTTTTTTAAAAAATAGTCCGTTTCAAGCGTagctagtcgcgttgtgttcgtaaaattatttcgagttgaacagtgcagtcggaaaaatttaactcgtggcgagatgGAAGATACGACCCGTTGAAATTTCAGGTGGATTTTGGTTAATTGTTTTTTGTAAAATAGTgattttacactttttacccctgaatAGTTTAGACATTTAACATATTTGGGGGGCTGTTTTCTAAATTTGTTGTATGGTGTCGTTTTTTAAAACGACCAATATGTGTTGAGACGACCAATATGTGAGTGTGGTTTAGTATATATAGAAATAACCTAGGCGCATGATAATTGCATGTTAGGAAGCGACAACGTTGACAAGTTTAGGCCACTTGCAATGGGTCCGTTACCCGACCCGTTAACAGCCCAGGTCATGACCACCATCAGCAAACCTTTAAAGGCTCCGCCAGTAGGACCTGCAACGAGGCTAGCGGGTGGGAATGTGGGCCCCACGTGATTTTTTTTCCAACGGCTAGTTCCAACTTTAATTTTCTTTTAATACatttatttattctatatatattaaCCACTTTACACAAACAAAATCACACACTTAATATCAAACACTCAATATCATACACTCTCAATCTTCCATTCAATCAATTCAAACAAATGTCACAGCCAAACAACAACGATTTCTTCAGCCATATGTTAAACAATCAAATCCCATCACCGAATCATTCATCATCGAACCAAGCTAGCAATTCGTCTCCAAGCCAAACTAGTTTTTTTCAACAACAACAATTTGTTCCATCACAACcactaccatttcaacaacaattacaatttgttcaaccacccaccactaccatttcaacaacaattacaataacaaaACATGAATACATATTATTCACAATAACAATTTTCTATTAACCAACAACAATTCTTttcacaatcacaacaacaacaacttccatACATACAACAACATTTAACACAACTGACTTTTGAAAGCATACCCGAAACACAACCCGAGACCGAAAAACAAAAAGCTAAAAGAAAGGGAAAAGGTAAATTAGCCGAAGGAAGTGAAAAGCCGAAAAGTCACATTATGCATTGGACTCCCGAAGAAGAAGAAATTTTGGCTGAACGTTGGCTCGATGTGACGGAAAATCCGAAAATAGGAACCTCACAATCGGCCGATTCTTTTTGGAATACGGTTGTAGCCAGCTATAATCAACTCGCTGATCGCAAAAGGAACAACGATCAAATAACCGGGAAATGGGCGAAAATGTCAAGAGATATCAAAGTTTTTTATTGGTATTTACAATCAATTATAAAGAAATTGGCAAAGTGGAACTAATGACTCGGATGTCATTGAAGCGGCACGTGAAGAATATCGGAGGCGTCAAGCTGTTCCTTTTACGCATTACAAAGCATGGCAAGTAGTTCGTAATTGTCCGAAGTTTTGTGCCCCAGAAGGCGTAATGACATCTTGGAGGTATCCACAACCGGAGCCACCGATCACTTTGGTGGACGATGAACCTTTAAGGGTTGATCCAAACCCCGATCACGCTTCTTTATTCGGGGACGACCCAGTCCGGCGTCCAAATGGTCGACTAGCTGGTAGAAAAAGCCGAGAGAATTCGGGTTCGTCCGACGCTGCCTCATCTTGTTCATCTTA
This genomic window from Rutidosis leptorrhynchoides isolate AG116_Rl617_1_P2 chromosome 2, CSIRO_AGI_Rlap_v1, whole genome shotgun sequence contains:
- the LOC139892792 gene encoding peptidyl-tRNA hydrolase, chloroplastic-like gives rise to the protein MRASPASSAPSSGVSPTVVGESSENKKPPKQYPWLIVGLGNPGKLYNRTRHNVGFEMLDALAEAEGISMSSVSFKAFLGKGSIGNTPLLLAKPQTFMNVSGESVGAIVSFYKIPPKQVLVIYDDLDLPFGKLRLLPKGGHGGHNGMKSVINHLKGSRDFPRLRIGIGRPPGKMEAASYVLKRFSKQESEELDFTFQTGVEAVRMLLLQGFDKTATFVNSKKPLKV